In a single window of the Melioribacteraceae bacterium genome:
- a CDS encoding glycoside hydrolase family 3 C-terminal domain-containing protein, protein MFKKLLIIIAFLLSVNIVSQTLPYQNPNLNSEARAKDLLSRLTLEEKAALMCDVSDAVPRLGIKNFNWWSEALHGLANNNDVTVFPQPIGMAASFNDELVYKIFNATSDETRAKYHEAIRNGQKNKRFLSLSVWTPNINIFRDPRWGRGQETYGEDPYLMSRMGVQVVRGLQGPADSKYKKLLACAKHYAVHSGPEWSRHEININNVDPRDLWETYLPAFKSLVQEADVRQVMCAYQRLDDDPCCGNTRLLQTILRDEWGFKYLVVSDCGAIADFYTSHKVSSTPVHAAAKGVLAGTDVECQWDGHNYKQLPEAVKRGLIKEDEINERLMRVLVGRFDLGEMDDDDIVPWSKIPASIINNEEHRKLALDMAHQSMTLLQNKNNILPFKKSINKIAVIGPNADDEPMLWGNYNGVPVRTITILDGIKSKLPENKIFYDKGCDLVEDKVTESYFSQTSINGNQGFKATYWNNQERQGEVVTTQQIKNPIKLTTAGQHEFASGVKLEGFSALYETEFIPKVSEELVFKCGATGAFELLVNDESIVRYVNWRTLPSRHPYKVEAGKSYKIEIRYAQMNNWQANLEFNFGKEVDVDYTELIKKLNGIDVVVFVGGLSTNLEGEEMPVSYPGFKGGDRTNIELPSVQRNCLKALKAAGKKVIFVNCSGSAIALTPETESCDAILQAWYGGESGGQAVADVLFGDYNPSGKLPITFYKNSDQLPDFEDYSMKGRTYRFMNDALFPFGFGLSYTNFKIGDAKLNKSVIKENESVELSIPVSNTGKRVGTEIVQVYVRKANDDDGPIKTLKGFKRLDIGAGKSATAIINLPYNSFEFYDRTKIKMTVNTGEYEILYGNSSDEKLLKKIKISVN, encoded by the coding sequence ATGTTTAAGAAATTATTAATTATCATAGCTTTTTTGTTATCGGTAAATATTGTAAGTCAAACTTTGCCATATCAAAATCCAAATTTAAATTCCGAAGCAAGAGCTAAAGATTTACTTTCCAGATTAACGCTTGAAGAAAAAGCCGCATTGATGTGTGATGTTTCCGATGCTGTTCCCCGTTTGGGAATAAAGAATTTTAATTGGTGGAGCGAAGCTTTACATGGTTTGGCAAACAACAATGATGTAACTGTTTTTCCTCAGCCGATTGGAATGGCCGCATCATTTAATGATGAGTTAGTTTATAAAATATTTAATGCTACATCCGACGAGACTCGCGCCAAATATCATGAAGCGATTCGAAACGGACAGAAGAATAAACGATTCTTAAGTCTTTCGGTTTGGACACCCAATATTAATATTTTTAGAGATCCAAGGTGGGGTCGAGGACAAGAAACATATGGTGAAGACCCTTACTTAATGTCGCGCATGGGTGTTCAAGTTGTAAGAGGATTGCAGGGTCCGGCTGATTCAAAATATAAAAAATTACTGGCCTGCGCAAAACATTATGCCGTTCATTCAGGACCCGAATGGAGCCGTCATGAAATTAATATCAATAATGTTGATCCGCGTGATTTGTGGGAAACATATCTTCCTGCCTTTAAATCTTTAGTTCAGGAAGCGGATGTACGACAGGTAATGTGCGCATATCAACGATTGGACGATGACCCATGCTGTGGCAATACTCGGTTACTTCAAACAATACTCCGGGATGAATGGGGTTTTAAATATTTAGTAGTATCTGATTGTGGGGCTATTGCAGATTTTTATACAAGTCACAAAGTTTCATCCACACCAGTACACGCTGCTGCCAAAGGAGTTTTAGCAGGTACCGATGTTGAATGCCAGTGGGATGGCCATAATTATAAGCAGCTTCCTGAAGCCGTTAAAAGAGGATTAATAAAAGAAGATGAAATTAATGAACGATTGATGCGTGTATTAGTCGGGCGTTTTGATTTGGGCGAAATGGACGATGATGACATTGTTCCATGGTCAAAAATCCCGGCATCTATTATTAACAATGAAGAGCATAGAAAACTTGCGTTGGATATGGCACATCAATCGATGACTCTTCTTCAAAATAAAAACAATATCCTGCCATTTAAGAAGTCGATTAATAAAATTGCTGTAATTGGTCCAAATGCCGATGACGAACCAATGCTATGGGGTAATTATAATGGCGTGCCGGTTAGAACAATTACAATTCTCGACGGAATTAAATCAAAACTTCCAGAAAATAAAATCTTTTATGATAAAGGATGTGATCTTGTCGAAGATAAAGTTACGGAAAGTTATTTTTCACAAACTTCTATTAACGGCAATCAAGGTTTTAAAGCTACATATTGGAATAACCAAGAACGCCAAGGTGAAGTAGTAACAACGCAACAAATAAAAAATCCAATAAAATTAACAACAGCAGGACAGCATGAATTTGCGAGCGGAGTTAAGCTTGAAGGTTTTTCAGCGCTTTACGAAACCGAGTTTATACCAAAAGTTAGTGAAGAACTTGTTTTCAAATGCGGAGCTACCGGTGCTTTTGAATTATTGGTGAATGATGAATCAATTGTTAGATATGTAAATTGGAGGACACTTCCTTCACGTCATCCATATAAAGTTGAAGCGGGTAAATCATATAAAATAGAGATCCGTTATGCGCAGATGAATAACTGGCAGGCAAATTTAGAATTCAATTTTGGTAAAGAAGTTGATGTAGATTATACTGAACTTATTAAAAAACTAAATGGAATTGATGTTGTTGTTTTTGTTGGCGGACTTTCTACAAATCTTGAAGGAGAAGAGATGCCAGTTTCTTATCCGGGTTTCAAAGGTGGCGACCGTACAAATATAGAGCTTCCTTCTGTTCAACGTAATTGTCTAAAAGCTCTAAAAGCTGCTGGCAAAAAAGTAATCTTTGTTAATTGTTCCGGTTCAGCAATTGCATTAACTCCTGAAACAGAAAGCTGTGATGCAATTTTGCAAGCATGGTATGGCGGCGAATCCGGTGGACAAGCAGTTGCCGATGTTCTGTTTGGAGATTATAATCCTTCAGGTAAACTTCCTATCACATTTTATAAAAATTCTGATCAATTACCCGATTTCGAAGATTACTCTATGAAGGGAAGAACTTATCGTTTTATGAATGATGCTCTATTCCCATTCGGCTTTGGTTTGAGTTATACTAATTTTAAAATTGGCGATGCAAAACTGAATAAAAGTGTTATTAAAGAAAATGAATCTGTTGAACTTTCAATCCCGGTATCAAATACAGGTAAACGAGTTGGAACAGAAATAGTCCAGGTTTATGTTCGTAAAGCAAACGACGATGATGGTCCTATTAAAACTCTGAAGGGTTTTAAAAGATTAGATATTGGGGCGGGAAAATCAGCTACTGCGATAATCAATTTACCTTATAATTCATTTGAGTTTTATGACCGAACAAAAATTAAAATGACGGTTAACACGGGGGAGTATGAAATATTGTATGGAAATAGTTCAGATGAGAAGCTATTGAAAAAAATTAAAATATCTGTTAACTAA
- a CDS encoding DUF5110 domain-containing protein — protein sequence MIKKILILFLFLITLNSKDKAQIFNVTEHGVILNIDSIKIELQFYNPSTIRVIKSLTKIDFSKESLSIIISPQKTEFVVKQQQDEILLKSEILHASINLQNGKISFSIPTKGILLQEKENGISFNNFNDAGTATYSVRQSFVLDKDEPIYGLGFQQQGKMIQRNLKLKMIQGNTDTYIPFFQSIKGYGLFWDNYSPTTFTDTPDETTYESEVGDCIDYYFMFGENADGVIAKMRDLTGQAPMFPLWTYGYFQSKERYKSQDETVGVVKKYRELGVPLDGIIQDWQYWGNNYLWNAMEFLNSDFYDPQKMINDVHYLNAHMLISIWNSFGPKTKQYNELEKINALMDFVTWPASGSDKWPPNIDYPSGVKVYDPFNPEARNIYWKYLNKGIFSLGMDGWWIDSSEPDHLFFKDSDLDNKTYLGSFRKVRNAFPLMTVGGVYKNQRAVTSDKRVFILTRSAFAGQQRYAANTWTGDVVASWDALINQISAGLNFSLSGIPYWNSDIGGFFLWNFPKKLGDPNYRELYVRWIQFGIFCPMMRSHGTDAPREIYQFGKRGDKLFDAIEKSINLRYLLLPYIYSASWDVTENQSTMTRALMMDFANDKDAQDINDEYMFGKALLVCPVTTPMYSKIVIAGKDTSHVEDFSKIKSESVYLPKGSDWIDFWTGEKYKGGKTINIEVPIEIIPLFVKAGSIIPLGPKVQYAEEKKWDNLEIRIYPGTDGKFTLYEDENDNYNYEKGIYSLIYFEWNDAKNELTISDRKGSFPGMLGKRKFNIVIVSKNNGLGMNKIESYNEIIEYGGSSVVVKF from the coding sequence ATGATAAAGAAAATATTAATACTCTTTTTGTTTCTAATTACATTAAATAGTAAAGATAAAGCTCAAATATTTAATGTAACTGAGCATGGAGTAATATTAAATATTGACTCAATTAAAATTGAACTCCAATTCTATAATCCATCAACTATTCGAGTTATCAAGTCTCTAACTAAAATCGACTTTTCAAAGGAAAGTCTATCAATAATCATTTCTCCTCAAAAAACAGAATTTGTTGTAAAGCAGCAGCAAGATGAAATATTATTGAAGAGCGAAATACTTCATGCATCGATAAATCTGCAAAATGGGAAAATATCTTTTTCGATACCAACTAAAGGAATTCTGCTACAAGAAAAAGAAAATGGTATTTCATTTAATAATTTTAATGATGCCGGTACTGCGACATATAGCGTGAGGCAATCATTTGTTCTGGACAAAGATGAACCAATATATGGATTGGGATTTCAACAACAGGGCAAAATGATTCAACGCAATCTAAAGTTAAAAATGATACAAGGTAACACTGATACTTATATTCCTTTTTTTCAATCTATAAAAGGGTATGGACTTTTCTGGGACAATTATTCACCTACTACATTTACAGACACTCCGGATGAAACAACTTATGAATCGGAAGTTGGTGATTGCATTGATTATTATTTTATGTTTGGAGAAAATGCTGATGGAGTGATCGCGAAAATGCGAGATCTCACTGGACAAGCACCGATGTTTCCTCTCTGGACTTATGGTTATTTTCAAAGTAAAGAAAGGTATAAGAGTCAAGATGAGACTGTAGGCGTAGTTAAAAAATATCGTGAACTTGGAGTACCTCTCGACGGAATAATTCAAGATTGGCAGTATTGGGGTAATAATTATTTATGGAATGCAATGGAATTTTTGAATTCCGACTTTTATGATCCGCAGAAGATGATTAATGATGTACATTATTTAAATGCACATATGCTTATATCAATTTGGAATTCGTTTGGCCCAAAAACAAAACAGTATAATGAATTAGAGAAAATAAACGCCCTAATGGATTTTGTTACCTGGCCGGCCTCCGGTTCTGATAAATGGCCTCCAAATATTGATTATCCTTCAGGAGTAAAAGTATATGATCCATTCAATCCAGAAGCCCGTAACATCTACTGGAAGTATCTTAATAAAGGAATCTTCTCACTTGGAATGGATGGATGGTGGATCGATTCATCGGAACCCGATCATTTGTTTTTTAAAGATTCCGATCTAGACAATAAAACATATCTTGGTTCATTTAGGAAAGTTCGTAATGCTTTTCCATTGATGACAGTTGGAGGAGTTTATAAAAACCAGCGTGCCGTAACTTCCGATAAGCGTGTATTTATTCTCACCCGTTCGGCATTTGCAGGGCAGCAGCGTTATGCCGCTAATACTTGGACTGGCGATGTGGTAGCCTCCTGGGATGCATTAATAAATCAGATTTCAGCAGGATTAAATTTTTCTCTGAGTGGAATTCCTTATTGGAATTCTGACATTGGCGGCTTTTTCCTATGGAACTTCCCTAAAAAATTAGGAGATCCCAATTATCGTGAGCTTTATGTGCGGTGGATACAGTTCGGAATATTTTGCCCGATGATGCGTTCACACGGAACTGATGCGCCCCGTGAAATCTATCAATTTGGAAAAAGGGGAGATAAGCTTTTTGATGCGATTGAAAAATCAATTAATCTAAGATATTTATTACTACCCTATATTTATTCTGCATCTTGGGATGTGACGGAAAATCAATCAACTATGACGCGTGCATTGATGATGGATTTTGCGAATGATAAAGATGCACAGGATATCAATGACGAGTATATGTTTGGTAAAGCATTATTGGTTTGTCCCGTAACCACTCCGATGTATTCAAAGATTGTTATTGCAGGAAAAGATACCTCGCATGTTGAAGATTTCAGTAAAATTAAAAGTGAGTCGGTTTATCTACCCAAAGGAAGTGATTGGATTGACTTTTGGACGGGAGAAAAATATAAAGGTGGAAAAACAATAAATATCGAAGTGCCGATTGAAATAATCCCGTTGTTTGTAAAAGCCGGTTCAATAATTCCGTTGGGACCTAAGGTTCAATATGCTGAAGAGAAAAAATGGGATAATCTTGAGATTCGAATATATCCTGGTACCGATGGGAAGTTTACATTATATGAAGATGAGAATGACAATTACAATTATGAAAAAGGAATTTATTCTTTAATTTATTTTGAATGGAATGACGCAAAAAATGAATTGACCATTAGTGATAGAAAAGGTTCTTTCCCGGGAATGCTCGGTAAGCGAAAGTTCAACATAGTAATTGTTTCTAAAAATAATGGTCTTGGGATGAATAAGATTGAATCTTATAATGAAATTATTGAATACGGTGGGAGTAGTGTTGTTGTTAAATTTTAA